The following coding sequences are from one Sander lucioperca isolate FBNREF2018 chromosome 2, SLUC_FBN_1.2, whole genome shotgun sequence window:
- the LOC118493698 gene encoding uncharacterized protein LOC118493698, with protein MGDVWSRLKEEAREMREKEMEHFLERLNDGKAPDLRVNESIVMFTGLSSSDNLRQHYEKRKREAGGSANDLIKTVAGKLGEFIPASALGGLGPLVIAVLIDMVIYFRPEESTKDALLSVFAEEKASEVWDQIDECLKRCMMHINNDHELATDIRRIECQLSAALTKLKNSMVRDGHMSSQALKAWVNGAAFHIQMLIHLVRLGGIQTCGPVESLLTTYLRDLDTLFKEHREMVKAKSSMDAIVHKYHTLPAKFLVDGDLKLQYKMFENGGFEEYFEAYYDHRYSGQKSDIERYFSGVRKNLQTLVDQRGYFNV; from the coding sequence ATGGGTGATGTGTGGAGCAGACTGAAGGAGGAAGCGAGGGAGATGCGTGAGAAAGAAATGGAACATTTTTTGGAACGACTCAACGACGGAAAGGCTCCAGATCTGAGAGTCAACGAGAGCATTGTGATGTTCACAGGTCTGTCGTCTTCAGACAATCTGAGACAACACTACGAGAAGCGGAAAAGGGAGGCGGGCGGCTCCGCTAATGACTTGATCAAGACCGTAGCAGGTAAGCTGGGTGAATTTATACCAGCTTCTGCACTGGGGGGCCTCGGGCCGCTGGTCATCGCCGTCCTCATCGACATGGTTATCTACTTTAGGCCTGAGGAGAGCACAAAGGATGCTCTGCTGAGCGTATTTGCCGAGGAGAAGGCCTCTGAGGTCTGGGATCAGATCGACGAGTGCCTGAAGAGATGCATGATGCACATCAACAACGACCACGAACTGGCGACTGACATCAGACGGATCGAGTGCCAGCTGAGCGCTGCCCTCACCAAGCTGAAGAACTCCATGGTGAGGGACGGCCACATGTCGTCTCAGGCTCTGAAGGCCTGGGTGAACGGTGCAGCCTTCCACATCCAGATGCTGATTCACCTGGTGAGACTCGGAGGGATTCAAACCTGCGGCCCTGTGGAGAGTCTCCTCACGACTTACCTGAGAGACCTGGACACGCTGTTCAAAGAGCACAGGGAAATGGTCAAGGCTAAGAGCAGCATGGACGCAATAGTTCATAAATATCATACACTGCCTGCAAAATTTCTGGTGGATGGTGATTTAAAGTTACAGTACAAGATGTTTGAAAATGGCGGCTTTGAAGAATACTTTGAGGCTTATTATGATCATAGATACAGCGGGCAGAAGAGTGACATCGAGCGTTACTTCAGCGGCGTAAGAAAGAACCTACAGACGCTGGTCGATCAAAGAGGATACTTTAACGTCTAA